From Hyalangium minutum, the proteins below share one genomic window:
- a CDS encoding PhnD/SsuA/transferrin family substrate-binding protein produces the protein MKTARLLIGLLLVCAFAPSAWAQKKTTLGVFLPTSLADGQERFQFAEKLAAQLGTSLGDTVAAKSFGRYEDFSKAISDGSLDFAVVDGWAAVQLGSKATPVAFAALSGDTAQRWAVISYGKGAVKDLSGKRLAIAKGAGPSDPKFVSNVIFAGDLDAQKHFKLVSVPNVESALKMLEAKGAEAALVPLSHAPKDAKVLYRSAKVPGAVLVTLHGEDLEESLPKLGAVAPFSAFVKMQSKDFEDFRKLVQQGPPRRQPVIVDSPTLRVDTDALVTSGELNPVLPNFTTAMDVSDEQPDD, from the coding sequence ATGAAGACCGCACGCTTGTTGATCGGGCTCCTGCTGGTGTGTGCCTTTGCACCCTCCGCGTGGGCCCAGAAGAAGACCACCCTGGGCGTCTTCCTGCCCACCAGCCTGGCGGATGGCCAGGAGCGCTTCCAGTTCGCCGAGAAGCTGGCGGCGCAGCTCGGCACCTCGCTGGGGGACACCGTGGCGGCCAAGAGCTTCGGCCGCTACGAGGACTTCTCCAAGGCCATTTCCGACGGAAGCCTGGACTTCGCCGTGGTGGACGGCTGGGCCGCGGTACAGCTGGGCTCCAAGGCCACCCCGGTGGCGTTCGCCGCGCTCTCGGGGGACACCGCGCAGCGCTGGGCCGTCATCTCCTACGGTAAGGGCGCCGTGAAGGATCTGTCCGGCAAGCGGCTGGCGATCGCCAAGGGTGCGGGGCCCTCGGATCCGAAGTTCGTCTCCAACGTCATCTTCGCGGGCGACCTGGACGCGCAGAAGCACTTCAAGCTGGTGTCCGTGCCCAACGTGGAGTCCGCGCTGAAGATGCTCGAGGCCAAGGGTGCCGAGGCCGCGCTCGTCCCGCTGTCGCACGCGCCCAAGGACGCCAAGGTGCTCTACCGCAGCGCCAAGGTCCCCGGCGCGGTGCTGGTGACGCTGCACGGTGAGGATCTGGAGGAGAGCCTGCCGAAGTTGGGGGCCGTGGCGCCCTTCAGCGCCTTCGTGAAGATGCAGTCCAAGGACTTCGAGGACTTCCGCAAGCTCGTCCAGCAGGGCCCGCCGCGCCGCCAGCCCGTCATCGTCGACTCGCCCACACTGCGGGTGGACACGGACGCGCTCGTCACCTCCGGCGAGCTCAACCCGGTGCTGCCCAACTTCACCACGGCGATGGACGTCTCCGACGAGCAGCCGGACGACTGA
- a CDS encoding tetratricopeptide repeat protein — MRRLSRTAVRRLVAALVVANAFVGTPALAQYRPPPLTESQRMVQEGDAAQVSASAAVTSGNKKDAEEKYRKALQLYEQALATDPTNLGAAAGLGTVANTLQDHARVVEKLQPVLTANPTELAVAYPLAVAYFKLRRYPEAIPLLEQVSTSDKPDYLIVSYYLGTYYLYEQRGDLAIAKLQRYLAQRPEKLAANDFQIHELIGKAHLIRKDAASARASFQKAQTGRPESASVQMGMAAVLEMEGKPKEAQALVQGLVTKFPQAPEPKERLGRMLLNAGDVQGAETQAVALVKLGSTPAAHLLLGDVRLAQKKSTEAEAEFRKVLQLAPGLVPAQIAVGKALQAQGRNEEAIRYLEAAVQAGGNNLELWASLGSVNRRAGNFQRAVEVHRRVVELAPRQPLGYNLLGADHFATGQWDQAIEDYTNALNVAPGNPTATRWLARSLAHRAQGRAQTNRLDDAVRDLRRAFDLERSAPMARRLGAALLQKRDFAGARMVLEQGVTLQGATWREHWLLGYARHGAGDAQKSLESFEQAGKLTEKPAEMEDVSVGAALAEVELGRVNEAVERLSQQVNSTTARELAQANLPLLQLRRALDSLERGDAASAQRDVELAEKFPLAKQPELAKLAAFTRSLVYAEDKRFGDATAALKKAFTPTPRWAAANTRALTEAYLLYRKEQVPQARKMLAVASKKPSPWQAKWIASLSYSLNRLEGERAYTAGNFKLAEKSFKAALATEPDNATLQHNLACVAYRQGKMAAAVTEWRKLEASVSTATLNLGIDAQERRNDIPDAVASYRRYLSSSGGPRMAVVKEWKDRLESLYDLRGGASDTDSNTNEATATETLP; from the coding sequence ATGAGACGCCTCTCTCGAACCGCAGTGCGCCGCCTCGTCGCGGCGCTCGTTGTTGCCAACGCGTTCGTTGGCACGCCGGCCCTGGCCCAGTACCGGCCGCCGCCGCTCACGGAGTCCCAGCGGATGGTGCAGGAGGGGGACGCCGCCCAGGTCTCCGCCAGCGCCGCCGTCACCTCGGGCAACAAGAAGGACGCCGAGGAGAAGTACCGCAAGGCGCTCCAGCTCTATGAGCAGGCGCTCGCCACGGACCCCACGAACCTGGGGGCCGCCGCCGGGCTGGGCACCGTGGCCAACACGCTGCAGGACCACGCCCGCGTGGTGGAGAAGCTGCAGCCGGTGCTGACGGCCAACCCCACCGAGCTGGCCGTGGCCTACCCGCTGGCCGTGGCGTACTTCAAGCTGCGCCGCTACCCGGAGGCCATCCCGCTGCTGGAGCAGGTGTCCACCTCGGACAAGCCCGACTACCTCATCGTCAGCTACTACCTGGGCACCTACTACCTCTATGAGCAGCGAGGGGACCTGGCCATCGCCAAGCTCCAGCGCTACCTGGCGCAGCGCCCAGAGAAGCTGGCGGCCAACGACTTCCAGATCCATGAGCTCATCGGCAAGGCGCACCTGATTCGCAAGGACGCGGCCTCGGCGCGCGCCTCGTTCCAGAAGGCGCAGACGGGCCGGCCGGAGTCGGCCTCGGTGCAGATGGGCATGGCCGCCGTGCTGGAGATGGAGGGCAAGCCCAAGGAGGCGCAGGCGCTGGTGCAGGGCCTGGTCACCAAGTTCCCCCAGGCCCCCGAGCCCAAGGAGCGCCTCGGGCGCATGCTGCTGAACGCCGGCGATGTGCAGGGCGCGGAGACGCAGGCGGTGGCCCTGGTGAAGCTGGGCAGCACCCCCGCGGCCCACCTGCTGCTGGGTGACGTGCGGCTGGCGCAGAAGAAGTCCACCGAGGCTGAGGCCGAGTTCCGCAAGGTGCTCCAGCTGGCCCCTGGCCTGGTGCCCGCGCAGATCGCCGTGGGCAAGGCGCTGCAGGCGCAGGGCCGCAACGAGGAGGCCATCCGCTACCTGGAGGCCGCGGTGCAGGCCGGCGGCAACAACCTGGAACTTTGGGCCTCGCTGGGCTCCGTGAACCGCCGCGCTGGCAACTTCCAGCGCGCCGTCGAGGTGCACCGGCGCGTGGTGGAGCTCGCCCCCCGGCAGCCGCTCGGCTACAACCTGCTGGGCGCGGACCACTTCGCCACGGGCCAGTGGGACCAGGCCATCGAGGACTACACCAACGCGCTCAACGTGGCCCCGGGCAACCCGACGGCCACCCGGTGGCTGGCCCGCTCGCTGGCGCACCGCGCTCAGGGCCGCGCGCAGACGAACCGGCTGGATGATGCCGTGCGCGATCTGCGCCGTGCGTTTGACCTGGAGCGCAGCGCTCCCATGGCCCGCCGCCTGGGCGCCGCGCTGCTGCAGAAGCGGGACTTCGCCGGGGCGCGCATGGTGCTGGAGCAGGGCGTGACGCTGCAGGGCGCCACCTGGCGCGAGCACTGGCTGCTGGGCTACGCCCGCCACGGTGCTGGGGACGCTCAGAAGTCGCTCGAGTCCTTCGAGCAGGCCGGAAAGCTGACGGAGAAGCCCGCGGAGATGGAGGACGTGTCCGTGGGCGCCGCGCTCGCCGAGGTGGAGCTGGGGCGGGTGAACGAGGCCGTGGAGCGGCTCTCGCAGCAGGTCAACTCGACGACGGCCCGCGAGCTGGCGCAGGCCAACCTGCCGCTGCTGCAGTTGCGCCGCGCGCTGGACAGCCTGGAGAGGGGCGACGCCGCATCGGCGCAGCGGGACGTGGAGCTGGCGGAGAAGTTCCCGCTGGCCAAGCAGCCGGAGCTGGCCAAGCTGGCCGCCTTCACCCGCTCGCTGGTGTACGCGGAGGACAAGCGCTTTGGGGACGCGACGGCGGCGCTGAAGAAGGCGTTCACCCCGACGCCCCGCTGGGCCGCGGCCAACACCCGTGCGCTCACCGAGGCCTATCTCCTCTACCGCAAGGAGCAGGTGCCCCAAGCGCGCAAGATGCTGGCCGTGGCCTCCAAGAAGCCCTCGCCCTGGCAGGCCAAGTGGATCGCCTCGCTCTCGTACTCGCTCAACCGGCTCGAGGGTGAGCGCGCGTACACCGCGGGCAACTTCAAGCTGGCGGAGAAGTCCTTCAAGGCCGCGCTCGCCACCGAGCCGGACAACGCCACCCTCCAGCACAACCTGGCCTGCGTGGCGTACCGCCAGGGCAAGATGGCTGCCGCCGTGACCGAGTGGCGCAAGCTGGAGGCCTCCGTCTCCACGGCCACGCTCAACCTGGGCATCGACGCCCAGGAGCGCCGCAACGACATCCCCGACGCGGTGGCGTCCTACCGGCGCTACCTGTCCTCGAGTGGTGGCCCGCGCATGGCCGTCGTGAAGGAGTGGAAGGATCGCCTCGAATCTCTCTATGACTTGAGGGGCGGCGCGTCCGACACCGACTCCAACACCAACGAGGCCACCGCCACGGAGACCCTGCCATGA
- a CDS encoding TonB-dependent receptor plug domain-containing protein — MSWSRRVAAMVLSGQRQTRGLLRLSLALCLAVGLGSGAAEAQAPAKPPKAAAGDAKAKAKAKAGKGLKKGKNTPATAAPTTAPSSTSTPSPFDAPPVDDPTVTPPTPEEPPASSSSSHSISPVVPEPAPEPTPSSVSAPAPSSLSGSPALPAQGGVAAPAPTSTPSNIPNSAPFAGPEGNRPLPPPSSMAGVGLDDPLSSGPNSIESAVNQLLSEAVVTTAGKRNQKLQDVPLTVAWIPAEELEGTGAFSLCEAIQYFPGLECRRGAMRKVAVSARGLGSNYLSNRLLLLKDGRPLTDPWTGQFYADETTPLTNLKQVEVIRGPGSALYGSNAFSGVINLIERQPSDLIQEGRDFGVDGRILAGQDNTFRVQSTAAGRMGPVEALASYYGFTSDGPQLFNDARVNRVDTNEDSLVHQVSGKVKVKNFSLDADYTNANLGRPGGQQISTVGNCGRCHYTPDDNEHVENLNASAQFDSQVTDNVRVFGQGYAFFKRRKIDLKNMVTEELQPTLGKRRRFGGEVRALLTLEKFNVTFGGDIKDDLVNNQNILPGLTLDDTKETIIGGFVDAEFRPMSKLVLSAGARYDRYQIPEKVWAVSEDKGQLSPRASIVFHATDDLTLRTNYGRAFRAPTLAELAINQQMYAATLLGASDLRAETLDTYELAVDFWPFQRRVRLTATGFYNRAQNFINQTLMFGSTSQFRNIGDARVVGAELEAAAQIPSINSSFDVAYQFLDAESVPYGEDVKSAQLDYAPQHRLYARARTNIGKVGFVELYGLYVGSRFDPGFIVEETGSVERVKLPGYVTASARVGVNVNEGVSVSLLGTNLFDSKYEESHGFPAPPRGVFSEVKLRY; from the coding sequence ATGAGTTGGTCGCGCCGTGTCGCGGCCATGGTCCTCTCTGGGCAGCGCCAGACGCGCGGCCTGCTGCGCCTCTCACTCGCCCTCTGCCTCGCTGTGGGGCTGGGGTCGGGTGCTGCCGAGGCGCAGGCTCCGGCCAAGCCGCCGAAGGCTGCCGCGGGAGACGCCAAGGCCAAGGCCAAGGCCAAGGCTGGCAAGGGCCTGAAGAAGGGCAAGAACACGCCCGCCACCGCGGCGCCCACGACGGCGCCCTCGTCCACGTCCACGCCATCTCCGTTCGATGCGCCGCCCGTGGACGATCCGACGGTGACCCCGCCGACGCCGGAGGAGCCTCCCGCTTCCTCCAGCAGCAGCCACTCCATCAGCCCGGTGGTGCCCGAGCCCGCTCCTGAGCCCACTCCGTCCTCGGTGTCCGCGCCCGCTCCGTCCTCCCTGTCGGGCTCGCCCGCGCTGCCTGCTCAGGGCGGCGTGGCCGCTCCGGCCCCCACGTCCACCCCCTCCAACATCCCGAACTCCGCGCCGTTCGCTGGTCCCGAGGGCAACCGTCCGCTCCCGCCCCCGTCCAGCATGGCGGGCGTGGGCCTGGATGATCCGCTCTCCTCTGGCCCGAACTCCATCGAGTCGGCGGTGAACCAGCTCCTGAGCGAGGCGGTGGTGACCACCGCAGGTAAGCGCAACCAGAAGCTGCAGGATGTTCCGCTGACGGTGGCGTGGATCCCCGCCGAGGAGCTGGAGGGCACCGGCGCCTTCTCGCTCTGCGAGGCCATCCAGTACTTCCCTGGCCTCGAGTGCCGCCGCGGCGCCATGCGCAAGGTGGCGGTGAGCGCGCGCGGCCTGGGCTCCAACTACCTCTCCAACCGCCTGCTGCTGCTCAAGGACGGCCGCCCGCTGACGGATCCCTGGACGGGCCAGTTCTACGCGGATGAGACGACCCCGCTGACCAACCTCAAGCAGGTGGAAGTCATCCGTGGCCCTGGGTCCGCGCTGTACGGCTCCAACGCCTTCAGCGGCGTGATCAACCTCATCGAGCGCCAGCCCTCGGACCTCATCCAGGAGGGCCGCGACTTCGGTGTGGACGGCCGCATCCTGGCGGGCCAGGACAACACCTTCCGCGTGCAGTCCACGGCGGCCGGCCGCATGGGCCCCGTCGAGGCGCTGGCCAGCTACTACGGCTTCACCTCGGACGGCCCGCAGCTGTTCAACGACGCGCGCGTCAACCGCGTGGACACCAACGAGGACTCGCTGGTCCACCAGGTGAGCGGCAAGGTGAAGGTGAAGAACTTCTCGCTGGACGCGGACTACACCAACGCCAACCTCGGCCGCCCGGGTGGCCAGCAGATCTCCACCGTGGGCAACTGCGGCCGCTGCCACTACACCCCGGACGACAACGAGCACGTGGAGAACCTGAACGCCTCCGCCCAGTTCGACTCCCAGGTGACGGACAACGTGCGCGTGTTTGGCCAGGGCTACGCGTTCTTCAAGCGCCGCAAGATCGACCTGAAGAACATGGTCACCGAGGAGCTGCAGCCCACGCTCGGCAAGCGCCGCCGCTTCGGCGGTGAGGTGCGCGCCCTGCTCACGCTGGAGAAGTTCAACGTCACCTTCGGTGGCGACATCAAGGACGACCTGGTCAACAACCAGAACATCCTGCCGGGGCTGACCCTGGACGACACGAAGGAGACGATCATCGGCGGCTTCGTGGATGCCGAGTTCCGTCCGATGAGCAAGCTGGTGCTCAGCGCTGGCGCCCGCTACGACCGGTACCAGATCCCGGAGAAGGTGTGGGCCGTGAGCGAGGACAAGGGCCAGCTGTCGCCCCGCGCCTCCATCGTGTTCCACGCGACGGATGATCTCACGCTGCGCACCAACTACGGCCGCGCCTTCCGCGCGCCCACACTGGCGGAGCTCGCCATCAACCAGCAGATGTACGCGGCCACGCTGCTCGGCGCCTCCGACCTGCGCGCCGAGACGCTGGACACCTACGAGCTGGCGGTGGACTTCTGGCCCTTCCAGCGCCGGGTGCGCCTGACGGCCACGGGCTTCTACAACCGCGCGCAGAACTTCATCAACCAGACGCTGATGTTCGGCTCCACCTCGCAGTTCCGGAACATCGGCGACGCGCGCGTGGTGGGTGCGGAGCTCGAGGCGGCCGCGCAGATCCCCTCCATCAACTCCTCGTTCGACGTGGCCTACCAGTTCCTGGATGCGGAGTCGGTGCCTTACGGCGAGGACGTGAAGAGCGCGCAGCTGGACTACGCGCCGCAGCACCGCCTGTACGCTCGCGCCCGGACCAACATTGGCAAGGTGGGCTTCGTGGAGCTGTACGGCCTGTACGTGGGCTCGCGCTTCGACCCGGGCTTCATCGTGGAGGAGACGGGCTCGGTGGAGCGCGTGAAGCTGCCGGGCTACGTTACCGCCAGCGCCCGCGTGGGCGTGAACGTCAACGAGGGCGTGTCCGTGTCGCTGCTGGGCACCAACCTGTTCGACTCGAAGTACGAGGAGTCTCACGGCTTCCCGGCGCCGCCGCGCGGCGTCTTCAGCGAAGTCAAGCTCCGCTACTAG